The following are encoded together in the Chiloscyllium plagiosum isolate BGI_BamShark_2017 chromosome 1, ASM401019v2, whole genome shotgun sequence genome:
- the cnga1b gene encoding cyclic nucleotide-gated channel rod photoreceptor subunit alpha: MNTEVFFILFSLLFSFRACFEELQSDYLSTWFILDYLSDVIYILDMYLRTKTGYLEQGLLVSDGKKLRERYFATIQFKLDVISLIPTDFLYFLFGLEYPEIRLNRLTRISRLFEFFSRTETRTNYPNIFRISNLVMYIVIIIHWNACVYFSISKAIGFGADTWVYPNVSIPEFSRLARKYVYSLYWSTLTLTTIGETPPPVEDSEYFFVVADFLVGVLIFATIVGNVGSMISNMNAARAEFQSRIDAIKQYMHFRKVSKDLEKRVIKWFDYLWTNKKAVDEREVLKYLPDKLRAEIAINVHLDTLKKVRIFADCEAGLLIELVLKLRPQVYSPGDYICRKGDIGREMYIIKEGKLAVVADDGITQFVVLSDGSYFGEISILNIKGSKAGNRRTANIKSIGYSDLFCLSKDDLMEALTEYPDAKAMLEEKGKQILMKDGLLDLDIAQLGADPKDMEEKITRLDMAIDLLQTKFARLLAEYNSTQQKLKERVTKIENKIKQSGIQFEYSELVDAEAPTETEESKK, translated from the exons ATGAATACTGAggtatttttcattttgttttcacttcTTTTCTCATTTAGAGCATGTTTTGAAGAACTTCAGTCTGACTACTTGAGCACGTGGTTCATCCTTGATTATCTATCAGATGTTATTTATATACTTGACATGTACTTAAGAACAAAAACAG GGTATCTGGAACAAGGTTTATTGGTCAGTGATGGAAAGAAACTCAGAGAAAGATACTTCGCCACAATCCAATTCAAATTAGATGTCATCTCACTTATACCAACTGACTTTCTGTATTTTTTATTTGGACTGGAATATCCAGAAATTAGATTAAATCGTTTGACTAGGATTAGTCGATTGTTTGAATTCTTTTCAAGAACTGAAACTCGGACAAACTATCCAAACATTTTCAGGATTTCCAACCTTGTCATGTACATTGTGATCATTATTCATTGGAATGCTTGTGTGTATTTTTCAATTTCCAAAGCTATAGGGTTTGGGGCAGATACATGGGTATATCCAAATGTATCTATTCCAGAGTTTTCCCGGCTTGCTCGGAAGTATGTGTACAGTCTCTATTGGTCAACACTGACACTAACTACCATTGGTGAAACACCTCCTCCTGTAGAGGATTCAGAATACTTTTTTGTGGTGGCTGATTTCCTGGTTGGAGTGCTGATTTTTGCCACCATTGTTGGTAATGTTGGTTCTATGATTTCCAACATGAATGCAGCTCGTGCAGAGTTTCAGTCAAGGATTGACGCCATCAAGCAGTACATGCACTTTCGAAAAGTGAGCAAAGATTTGGAAAAGAGAGTTATCAAATGGTTTGACTACTTGTGGACAAACAAAAAAGCTGTAGATGAAAGAGAGGTCTTGAAGTATCTTCCTGACAAGTTAAGAGCAGAAATTGCCATCAATGTCCACCTTGATACACTGAAAAAAGTTCGAATCTTTGCAGATTGTGAAGCTGGTCTGCTGATTGAGTTGGTGTTGAAGCTAAGACCCCAGGTGTACAGCCCAGGGGATTATATCTGTCGCAAAGGAGACATTGGTAGAGAGATGTACATCATCAAAGAAGGGAAActtgctgttgttgctgatgaTGGAATTACTCAGTTTGTGGTTCTAAGTGATGGCAGCTATTTTGGTGAAATTAGTATTCTGAATATCAAAGGTAGTAAAGCTGGGAATAGAAGAACAGCAAACATTAAGAGTATAGGCTACTCAGATTTGTTCTGCCTCTCCAAAGATGATCTAATGGAAGCACTCACAGAATATCCTGATGCAAAAGCAATGCTGGAAGAAAAGGGAAAGCAAATTCTAATGAAGGATGGTCTTTTGGATTTAGATATTGCCCAGCTTGGAGCTGACCCAAAGGACATGGAAGAGAAGATAACAAGACTTGATATGGCAATTGATCTTTTACAGACTAAATTTGCTCGACTTCTGGCAGAATACAACTCTACACAACAAAAACTAAAAGAAAGAGTAACAAAGATTGAGAATAAAATTAAACAATCAGGGATACAATTTGAATATTCAGAACTGGTAGATGCTGAAGCACCAACTGAAACTGAAGAAAGTAAGAAGTAG